The Mesomycoplasma hyopneumoniae J genome contains the following window.
TTCTCTCTCGTTTTGAGTTGCAAAAATTTGGTTATTGTAATAATTTAGAAAATCTCAACCATTAATTTCGGCTTCTAAATTTTTTTCAAAATTTATTTGTGGGTAATAATCATCTTCAGAAAATTCAGTTATTTTAATATTTTCAGCGACTGTTTTATCAAGGAAAAAATTATTAAGATCAATGTTAATTCCAAAATGAAACTTTGAACTTTTATTGAGATCAGCCGCAATTTTTTTAGCAAAATTCGGCGAAAAAGCAGCATAAAATGTTAATTTATAAATTCCTTTTTGACCTGTTTTTGCTAAAAAATCCTGACCTAAAATTTGATCTCTTACAAGTTCAATCTGATATTGCGGATTTCATATTCCACTTTCATCTAGATAAGAAAATTCTTTATTATTAAGAATCTCGGCAATAATTTCTTCTAAATTAAAATATTTATTAATAATTTTGCGGGCTTCATTATTATTTATTGCCCAGTTTACTTGCTTTTCAAAGTCTTCTAATTTTACTAATTTTGTAAGTTCTTTTTTGGTTGATAAACTAAATTCCTTGTTGGTATAAGCTCTTAGTTTTTCCAATTTTGAACTTGAAAAATTAGCGAAATTAGCAAGTGAATAATCAGGGAGATAATTTCAGATAACTTTTTGGGTTAAAAGATCAGAAATTGCCTTTTTATCATCAGGTAGTTGATATACTAAACGATAATAAATTTCAAAAGATTGTTCTTGATCAAGTGGTTTTAGATCAAAAACATCAAGTTTGTAACGATTTCAGCCATAATCAGTGGCAAAATTAATTGGTAGGCTCGTGTTATTTTTTTGGTAAAAATCAAAAAACTGGCTATAGTCAATCCCAGTTTTTTTAGTATTATCAGCATTAAAAAGCTGTTTTTTAAGATCAAAATAGCTTAAATTTCCATTTTGATACTCATCTTTTAGTTGAATATTTGTAATTAATTTTGCTTGATTTTGTACTTGAAGTCGTGGATCTTTGATCTTTCAATTAGCAACGGTGACAAGCGGAATTGTGATTATTGCAATTCCGAAAAAAACTGCGGCCCCAATTGTTAAAAGATTTTTTCTAGAAAGGTTAGTGTTTTTTTTTTTTTTTTTTTTGTAGTGCAAGTTGGTGTTTTCCATAAATTTTTTGATTTCCTTAATTTCTTCAATTAAAATCAATATCTCTTAAAAAGAAAGTTTTATACATTAAGAATTATAACATTTTTTTCAAAGACTAAGAAAAAAAAAAAAAAAAAAAAAAACCTACAAAAATTGTAGGTTCTCAAAAATTAGAGAAAAACCTAAGAAATTTAGGTTTCTAAATATTTAGAAAAATCAACTTTCTCAAGCAGTGAAATAATTTCTTCCTTGCTTTGGGCGTTTTTAATCTTTTCAATATTTGCAACATCTTCAAAAGCGGCAACAATTTGGGGGAGTGCTACCGATGTATGAATATCTGAATTGGTAGCTGCCAGGGTAATTAAAATCTGAACTGGACGACTATCAGCTTCAAAATAAAATGGTTTATTAAAAACAACAAGTGAAAAGCCATTACCAAAAACGCCTTTTCCAGCTTCTGCATGAGGCATAGCTAAAAAAGGGGCTAAAATATAATAAGGCCCATTTTCGATTGTTGATTGAATTATCGCATGAACATATTCAGTACTAATTAGACCTTTATCTAATAATGGTTGACAAGAAATTTTGACTGCATCTTGTCAGTTTGATGCTGTCTGATTTATAAGAATTGAATCATTTTCCTTAAGACTTGTAAGTAAATTAACTGACATATAAAAAAATCCTTGATTTTTTGGCTAACTTAGTTCTTTAAGAACCGGAGTTAGCGCAGATTTTATCTCATTTTCATCCATTAAATTAGTTACGCCAACAATTTTTGCTTTTTGTTTTTGACTAAATTCGCTAACAAGATGTTTGGAGGCAATAATGATATCAACTGAATTAGTAAGACCTTTGGATTGGCCCATTGAAAGCGCTTCAACTGTGGCATCTATTCCTAATTCTTTGACAATTTTTTGAACTTTCAACTTGATAATCATTGAAGTTCCCATTCCATTTCCACAAGCAGCAACAATTTTTAATGCCATAAATACCTCTTTTAAATTATTTTTAATTAAAAATAAGATTTGAAATTAAAAAATCTGAAATTTGAATTTAGTTTAATTATACCTTATTTTTAAAAAAAGTTAAATAAAAAAGAGAAAAAAAGTTATAAATCTTGCAAGGATCAAAAATTTTTATAAAAAAATATTATTCTTTATAAAAATTTTTAATTTATTATCATTTAATTTCATTTTTTAACTTTTTTTAAAAATCAGTGTCAAAGCAAAAATAACTAACTTTTAAACCGGAATTTTAAGCTTTTTATGAAATGAAATCAGCTCTAATATTAATATTAAAAAAAGTTTTGATTTTTAGTAAAATCAAAACTTTTTGTTTAAAATTCCTAATTTTTTCCTTTTTTCGAAAAAAATTTAAAAAATCTTTAATATTAATGCACCAGCAAAATTTAGACTTCTTTATTAATTAGATCCACTTCAACTTTTAGTAGTTTTTGTAGTCAGGTTTTTTTTGTTTGGTTAGTAGAATCAACCGCTTGACCTAATAAAATAAGAAGGAGAATCGCAACGATGATCGCAATCCATCCAACAACAAAATGAAACTGTCCAATAATTAAAACAAGTCCAAAGAAAAGGTTTCAATCACCCATTCCCAAAAATCCGGTTGCAACCGGATTTTGGCCTAATGGAATTCCTTCACCACTAATATTTTGTACTAATTTAAGCGCAAAGGAAATTATTATAATTTCAAAAAATCCAATAATTGCTGGAACAATAAATGAAGCTTTTCAACCACCAGAAGCATTGGCAAAAACACCCATAGCCCCAGAATTGAAAAAGAGGGTAATAAATAAGGGAACAGCAACAAGGGAAAAATTATTTCCCGGGATTGCCGCAAGTCCGATTGTAACAAAAACAGCAAGGAATTGACCAAAAACCCCACCTAAAAATCCGTAAGTTACGGCATTAATTGAAAATCCATAAGTTGCGGCAATATCAACAGCAACTACCGCTCCCGGAATTATTTTCTCGGAAATCCCATGGAATGACTGTTGTAATTCAGTAACAAACATTCTTACCCCGGTCATTAAGGCTACTAAAGTTGCTACAATTTTAAGTACTCCACCTAAAATTAAAAAGACAAAGTTAGCCCCACCTAAGGAAGAATTTCAAGCTGCTCCAATTTCTTTAGCTGCAGTTTTAGCTGCAGATGTTGCGCTTTCAGGAGCTGCAAAGCCGTTAAATTTCGGATTAATTACATTTTCAATTCCGTGATAGCCAATGATAATTGCAAAAAGTACGGCAAATAAAACTAAAATGATAATTGTCTGGGTAAAAATATTATCTTCAAAAATTTTAAGCGAACTAGGCAACTTACGATTTTCAGCACTTTGCTCTTTTTTCCCAAAAAAGCGACCGATTTTATAACTTGTAAATAAACTAAGCATCTGTTGATGCCCAACTGCAAAACCAGCATTTTGGGTAACTAAATTAGTAATTTTTAGTGTTGCTCCCGATGCAGTTGCCCAATAAATTCCTAAAAATAGCCCTGAAATTAGCACTAGTCCAACTTGAGATCCAGTTGAGATAGCCCCATCATCAAGAAGCGGGAATGTCCGGAATAAAATTACATATAATAAAGCAGTTACAATTGATGATTGCTGGAGCATTACATGTCCTGTAATCATAATTGAGTTTGTATTTGTAAATCTTTTTGCTAAAACCATTAAAATATTAATAATAAAAGCAAAAATAAAGGTAAAGGAGATCAATGTAAGAAAATCATTAGCAGCCCCAAAACCTTTTTGGAGAAAATTATTAGCGGAAGTCCAACCAAGATAAGGATCTAAGGGCACAACTCCCCCTTCTTTAATTCCTCCGATTGCGTTAAAAACTGGTTTTGCTAGCCCAACAAGTCCGCCGGATCCAACCGTTAAAAGGAAAACTCCAATTGCAGTTTTTAGAGCGCCAAGAATTGCATCGACTTTTCCACGGCCAAGAGCGAGATAACCAAATAATACAAGCGATCCTAAAAGCAAAGGATTTTGCCGGAGATAGTTATCCAAATAAACTACCCGCACTAAAAAGTTAAGGGCACTTGAAAAACTTTCTTGATATTTTCCCATTCTAACCCCGAGTGTGATCCCGATGATTAAAATGTTAATTAACAAGAAAATAAGCAAACCAAAAAGTAATTTTTTATTCTTATTTAAAGACATTTATATTTCCTTTCGAAAATTTAGTCTAAAAAGATCGATTAACGTATAAAAACCAGGGTTTTTTAACAAAAATTTTTGTTAAAAAAACGAAATTCTTCTAGATTTTAAAGGATTTTTTTAATTCAATAATATAATCTGGAAGAATTGATGGATCAAATTTTCTTGGCTGATCAAAGGCAAGAATTTCAGCTGGATTATTAACAAGAATATTATTAATTGTTTCCTTGCTAATTCCAACTTGTTCTAAAAGCGGAATAAACCGATCGAATAAATAGGTTAGTCCAAAAGTTCATTTACCTTTAAGTTTTCCATAATTTCGCTGATATAAAACACGACCGGCATCAAGTGATAAGGTAATATGTTTTTCTAGTCCTAGATCGACAAGATATTTAATATTTTCAGCAAGAGTTGTATCAGGAAAATACTTAACCCGATCAGGACCATCAAAACATAAAGATACCCCAAGTTCTTTAATTATTTTTGCATAATAATATTTATCAGGGTTTTTATTAAGATGTGAGATCTGAATTTTCCGTGGATTTGCACCAAAATCAATTAAATATTTTGCCGCTTCATAGGCCATTGTTCCTAATTGGGTATGAACCAAAATCGGTGCCCCGGTTTCAATTGAGGCTCTTGCTGCAACCTCAAGTGATTTTAATTCAAGTCGATCAATTGCTCCATATCCAGTTCCGGCTTTAATAATTCCTGCTTTGGCTTTTGAACGTCTAACCACAGGACCTGAATAATTATATTCATCCATTCCCTGTGTAATTTCAGCAACAACCATTTTTACAATTTCATCTGTTGGTGCAAGCGCAAGTCATGATGCGCCTTTATCATAGAAAGCCGCTTTATGAAATCCAGTTGCCATAATAATATGCACTTTTCCTTCAAGAGCTTTGGCAATCTCTAACATTCGATAGACATCCCGACCAACATTTGGGGGATCCATTGTCACTATTGTTTTTCCACCCCGGGAAGCATATTCAAGTGATTCAGCAATTGCAGCCTCATTTGATAACATTACAAAATCCGGATGTTCGTGAGCTTCTGGCCCATAATTTTTAATTAAATGATCATGACAGTCAACAACACCTAATTCCGATGGGTGAATATCACCGAGAACAGTTCGTGAAAATTTGTCCATTTTTTAAATAAAATTTATCCTTTCGTTAATTTTGAATTTAATTTGAAAAATTTTTTATTTTTTTGTTATTTTAAACATTTTAATTATAACATTAAAATTATTTTTTATAAAAATAAAAAGCAAAACTAATTTTCTAGTTTTGCTTGCAAAATTAAAAAAAAATTAGGATTTTTTAAGTAAAAATTTTAATTTTGTTCATCAATTAATTTCAGAATTTCCTGCCCGGTTTTGATCTGGGGATTTTCAAACCGGGTTGATTCGATTAGCGAATCAAGTATGATATTAGAAATTTTTGTAGCCTTAAAATCACCATTATCGGTAAGAATTTCTGATTTTTGACCGTTTTTATTATCAAGGGCTTTTAGCATTGACTCCATTGAGATGATTACTGAACGCAGATTTGCTGCTTTTTCGTATAAATTTCAGTCAATTTTTTTGGCATCTTCGCCGATTAGTTCAAAACTTTTTTTATTTTTTTTCTCAAAATCTTTAATTGTGGTATAATATTGATTATATTTTGCTTTGATTTCATCAAGTTTTTCTTTGGTGACCATCGTTTTTAACGGGATAAAATAACCCGTATTTTTCATTAAGTAGTCGGCATTATCAATTAATTTCCCGTCAATATCGTTTTTTCCTGTATATAATCAGGTTAAAAATTTCTGCGTTCCCTTATCAATTTTTTCATTTCCAGTTTTTATAGGAATTAAAGATGAACCGCCTGAATAATAAATTG
Protein-coding sequences here:
- a CDS encoding PTS sugar transporter subunit IIA, whose protein sequence is MSVNLLTSLKENDSILINQTASNWQDAVKISCQPLLDKGLISTEYVHAIIQSTIENGPYYILAPFLAMPHAEAGKGVFGNGFSLVVFNKPFYFEADSRPVQILITLAATNSDIHTSVALPQIVAAFEDVANIEKIKNAQSKEEIISLLEKVDFSKYLET
- a CDS encoding PTS sugar transporter subunit IIB, which produces MALKIVAACGNGMGTSMIIKLKVQKIVKELGIDATVEALSMGQSKGLTNSVDIIIASKHLVSEFSQKQKAKIVGVTNLMDENEIKSALTPVLKELS
- a CDS encoding PTS ascorbate transporter subunit IIC codes for the protein MSLNKNKKLLFGLLIFLLINILIIGITLGVRMGKYQESFSSALNFLVRVVYLDNYLRQNPLLLGSLVLFGYLALGRGKVDAILGALKTAIGVFLLTVGSGGLVGLAKPVFNAIGGIKEGGVVPLDPYLGWTSANNFLQKGFGAANDFLTLISFTFIFAFIINILMVLAKRFTNTNSIMITGHVMLQQSSIVTALLYVILFRTFPLLDDGAISTGSQVGLVLISGLFLGIYWATASGATLKITNLVTQNAGFAVGHQQMLSLFTSYKIGRFFGKKEQSAENRKLPSSLKIFEDNIFTQTIIILVLFAVLFAIIIGYHGIENVINPKFNGFAAPESATSAAKTAAKEIGAAWNSSLGGANFVFLILGGVLKIVATLVALMTGVRMFVTELQQSFHGISEKIIPGAVVAVDIAATYGFSINAVTYGFLGGVFGQFLAVFVTIGLAAIPGNNFSLVAVPLFITLFFNSGAMGVFANASGGWKASFIVPAIIGFFEIIIISFALKLVQNISGEGIPLGQNPVATGFLGMGDWNLFFGLVLIIGQFHFVVGWIAIIVAILLLILLGQAVDSTNQTKKTWLQKLLKVEVDLINKEV
- a CDS encoding phospho-furanose lactonase codes for the protein MDKFSRTVLGDIHPSELGVVDCHDHLIKNYGPEAHEHPDFVMLSNEAAIAESLEYASRGGKTIVTMDPPNVGRDVYRMLEIAKALEGKVHIIMATGFHKAAFYDKGASWLALAPTDEIVKMVVAEITQGMDEYNYSGPVVRRSKAKAGIIKAGTGYGAIDRLELKSLEVAARASIETGAPILVHTQLGTMAYEAAKYLIDFGANPRKIQISHLNKNPDKYYYAKIIKELGVSLCFDGPDRVKYFPDTTLAENIKYLVDLGLEKHITLSLDAGRVLYQRNYGKLKGKWTFGLTYLFDRFIPLLEQVGISKETINNILVNNPAEILAFDQPRKFDPSILPDYIIELKKSFKI